The nucleotide sequence GCGGCCAGATCCATTAGGCCAAACATATTTTCCTTAGTCCGATTATAAATCGCCTTTTCCTGGATGAAGGCCGCGTTAAAATCCTTTTGCTGCACAAACAGCCAACTCAAGATCTGATTGTACAATAGTTTAGGCTCTTTACGCAGGCGCAATAACAAAGCTTTACGTAATGCCTGGTTACTTTCTGTAGCGGCATCGTCAGTAACATACTGTGAGAACACTGCCTGAATACGCGGCACGATCTGCTCATTATTTTCCATGAGGTCGATGTATTTTTCAAACATCAACTCCAACTCACCTTGTTCACCATACAGCCTTGCGGTCTGGAAGTTGTAGTCCATACTGGGATCTACTTTCATGGTGCGCTCATAACTTTCTATGGCTTCTTTAAGAAGACTGCGTCTTTCAAATGACTGTGCAATGTTGTATCCATATTTAGGAATGGAATCAATTTGCTGTATCGCGATTTGATAATAATCGCTGGCAAGACTGTCTTTGCCTTGCAGACTGGCGTTGTAACCTTTTTCTATAGGGAACAAGAGCTTGTTGTAGGCCGTTTTTTCACCTGTGTCCAATAAACTATCTGCACGTTTATAATTTTCCAACTGTTGCTGGAAACCTACCATGCGAAATAGGATATTAAAATTCCGATTGTTCGTAGCATAAGCCTTTGCATAGATGGCATAGGCTTTTTCATATTCTCCTTGATCTGCATAGTTGTCTGCCAGTTGCAAGTTTTGGGCGTGACCCAAACAGGCAAAGGACATCATGAGAAAAAGAAAGATATACTTCATTTAGTTTTAATCTATGCGATCAAACCCGCAATAGGGAATGAGCACTTTAGGGATATTGATGTGGTCTTCTTCTTGGAAATTTTCTAAAATGGAAGCCAAAATGCGTGGTAACGCCAGTGCGCTACCGTTCAACGTATGAGCCAATTCTGTGCCATTATCACCGTTTCTGTATCTCAATTTCAAGCGGTTGGCTTGGAAAGTTTTGAAATTTGATACACTACTCACTTCCAACCATTTTTCCTGTGCGGTGCTATACACCTCAAAATCGTAAGTAAGTGTAGAGGTGAAACCTAGATCGCCGCCGCAAAGACGTAAAATTCTATAAGGCAACTCCAGTTCTTCCAAAATCCCCTTGACATGAACGACCATCGCATCAAGCGCGCTATCGCTTTGATCTGGATGCTCAATTCTCAGTATTTCAACCTTGTCAAATTGATGCAGTCTGTTAAGTCCACGTACGTGTGCTCCATAACTACCAGCCTCACGACGGAAACATGGCGTATAACCTGTCATCGCAATAGGCAGATCTTTTTGTTCCAATAAATCACCACGATATAGATTGGTAATAGGAACTTCTGCAGTAGGTATCAAATAAAGATCGTCTATACCTACATGATACATTTGACCTTCCTTGTCTGGCAGCTGTCCAGTTCCATAACCACTTTCTTCATTGACTAGATGAGGCACCTGCATTTCTTCATAACCAGCTGCGGTGTTTTTATCCAGAAAATAGTTGATCAAGGCACGCTGTAATCTGGCACCTTTTCTTTTATAAACTGGGAAGCCAGCACCTGTGATTTTATTACCTAATTCAAAATCAATGATATCGTATTTCTTTGCAAGTTCCCAGTGCGGCTGCGCGTTCCCTACCAGCGTTGGAATCGTGCCATGTTGAGAAACAACCTCGTTATCTTCATCGCTGTTTCCAGCAGGAACGCTTTCTTGTGGTATGTTGGGAATTAAATAAAGAACAGACTGCAATCCTTCAACGGCGTTGTTGAGCTGCTCGCTCAGGTCCTTTGATTTTTCCTTTAGTTCTCCGGTTTGTGCCTTGAGATTGTTGGCTTCTTCTGCCTGTCCAGATTTGAATAGATTTCCTATTTCCTTAGATAACAGGTTGCTTTTTGCCAGCGTCTCGTCCAGTTGAGTTTGCAAGGAACGACGTTTTTCATCCATCGCGATC is from Nonlabens sp. YIK11 and encodes:
- the serS gene encoding serine--tRNA ligase, giving the protein MLQIAAIREHKDDFVKALKKRNIDAAPLFEKAIAMDEKRRSLQTQLDETLAKSNLLSKEIGNLFKSGQAEEANNLKAQTGELKEKSKDLSEQLNNAVEGLQSVLYLIPNIPQESVPAGNSDEDNEVVSQHGTIPTLVGNAQPHWELAKKYDIIDFELGNKITGAGFPVYKRKGARLQRALINYFLDKNTAAGYEEMQVPHLVNEESGYGTGQLPDKEGQMYHVGIDDLYLIPTAEVPITNLYRGDLLEQKDLPIAMTGYTPCFRREAGSYGAHVRGLNRLHQFDKVEILRIEHPDQSDSALDAMVVHVKGILEELELPYRILRLCGGDLGFTSTLTYDFEVYSTAQEKWLEVSSVSNFKTFQANRLKLRYRNGDNGTELAHTLNGSALALPRILASILENFQEEDHINIPKVLIPYCGFDRID